A single window of Lutzomyia longipalpis isolate SR_M1_2022 chromosome 1, ASM2433408v1 DNA harbors:
- the LOC129786560 gene encoding uncharacterized protein LOC129786560 isoform X3: MSMATTAKQSSTVRSPSAATGTGEGQEDIATIAKQISDHAEAIYQTWKARGLAPTEILNCHTGSDAFGKTLTPSSSPQRVVGRDSQSPVAELLAQAPDMSNNNLEKLVNSFVSEDKARIAAARKSSSPSPIAGIGSIKHTLQKFESNTGGSNSVVKPKFTRTTSPQPSGGVNALNKNVPDVLIDTIEQNLGKREREASPQKPQTPAKPANLINHVSSWPLKNRVAVGKNSSSGGGGGTTSGVNSAGVTRVEDEIPTSTAAALVRKQQEKQQLEKKEQRKEQEAKKKTADLMDEVTREEERLINALKTGTVLNSEKSLPEVITSTLNQDVTDTTENSTGDLQQWNNSDVSGHPPLDASHAKVWNNMGDADGKPTLPHLNNNNNNNVIANKEKEDTPAPVKIFKPRTLRTTEAAVLPHHPPDTQVKKDKTANPVRPFLTRGSVAERVLIFERCPSKAPPRNALKEPSKLQTKTPLPKPQQNHTTLQRHIKGSLRSVYIPRFHFPNGKPAPQISIETATQRIASCVAQYPNSQIHRDEFHQIVSVCGFPVYWRAPLFNCTQHTPSGCVDGHSFVDFWKRMSLNCHDLPSKFVYILSKGNRSRPYILPEDLAPLVQDVVDTHPGLAFLKEAQEFHSRYVHTVIARIFYSVNRSWSGRITVSELRRSNILQVIQLLEEEEDINQIMAYFSYEHFYVIYCKFWELDRDHDLLIDQNDLARHNDHALSLRMIERIFSGCVTRGGVKNHNMGPNGPRITYTDFVWFLLSEEDKSNPTAIEYWFRCMDLDGDGILSMYELEYFYEEQQQRMESIGIETLPFEDCICQMLDMIKPVRPGCITLGDLKRCKMTPIFFDTFFNLEKYLEHEQRDPFATSRDNDDMSDWDRYAAQEYELLVAEEGGGDTQGEELSGYERLVR, translated from the exons TATGGCAACTACTGCTAAGCAGTCCTCGACAGTGCGGAGTCCATCAGCAGCAACAGGAACTGGCGAAGGGCAGGAGGACATAGCGACAATTGCAAAGCAAATCTCAGATCATGCGGAGGCGATCTATCAGACGTGGAAGGCTCGTGGTCTGGCTCCGACGGAGATACTGAATTGTCACACAGGTAGTGACGCATTTGGGAAGACGCTAACGCCATCCTCATCGCCACAGCGTGTCGTCGGGAGGGATTCACAGTCGCCGGTGGCCGAATTGTTGGCACAAGCGCCGGATATGTCGAACAATAATTTAGAGAAGTTGGTCAATTCGTTTGTCAGTGAGGACAAGGCGCGAATAGCGGCCGCACGTAAATCATCATCACCATCCCCAATAGCTGGTATTGGCTCAATAAAGCATACATTGCAGAAATTTGAGAGTAACACTGGTGGTAGCAATAGTGTGGTGAAGCCCAAATTCACACGTACAACCAGCCCACAGCCGAGTGGTGGTGTAAATGCCCTCAATAAGAATGTACCCGATGTGCTGATAGATACAATTGAGCAGAATCTCGGGAAGCGTGAACGTGAAGCGAGCCCACAGAAGCCACAAACGCCAGCAAAGCCCGCCAATTTGATCAATCACGTCTCCTCGTGGCCACTTAAGAATCGCGTGGCAGTTGGAAAAAATAGTAgtagtggtggtggtggtggtacaACAAGTGGTGTCAATAGTGCGGGTGTAACGAGGGTGGAAGATGAGATACCCACATCGACGGCAGCGGCACTCGTGAGGAAGCAGCAGGAGAAGCAGCAGCTGGAGAAGAAGGAGCAGAGGAAGGAGCAGGAGGCAAAGAAGAAGACGGCTGATCTTATGGATGAGGTGACACGCGAAGAGGAGCGCCTCATAAACGCCCTCAAGACTGGAACTGTTCTCAATAGTGAAAAGAGTCTTCCTGAAGTGATCACATCGACACTCAATCAAGATGTTACAGATACCACGGAAAATTCCACCGGGGATCTACAACAGTGGAATAATTCCGATGTATCTGGGCATCCACCCCTTGATGCCTCTCATGCCAAAGTGTGGAATAATATGGGTGATGCAGATGGGAAGCCAACCCTTCCGCAtctcaataataataataataacaatGTGATTGCAAATAAGGAGAAGGAGGATACTCCGGCtcctgtgaaaattttcaaaccgCGTACCCTTCGTACCACGGAAGCAGCTGTCCTGCCACATCATCCACCTGATACGCAGGTGAAGAAGGACAAGACAGCGAATCCCGTTAGGCCATTTCTCACACGAGGATCAGTTGCTGAGCGTGTGCTGATCTTCGAACGGTGTCCATCGAAGGCGCCACCCCGCAATGCCCTCAAGGAGCCATCGAAGCTTCAG ACGAAAACACCACTCCCAAAACCACAGCAAAATCACACAACCCTTCAGAGGCATATCAAAGGATCACTACGGAGTGTCTATATTCCAAG ATTTCATTTTCCAAATGGCAAACCAGCTCCTCAAATAAGTATCGAAACAGCAACGCAACGTATAGCATCGTGCGTTGCACAGTACCCCAATTCACAGATTCATCGTGATGAATTTCATCAGATTGTATCTGTTTGTGGTTTTCCTGTTTACTGGAGAGCACCCCTCTTCAATTGTACCCAACATACACCGAGTGGATGCGTCGATGGCCATAGTTTTGTTGATTTCTGGAAGAG GATGTCGCTTAATTGCCACGATCTCCCATCGAAGTTCGTCTACATCCTGTCAAAGGGTAATCGTTCACGGCCATATATTCTGCCCGAGGATTTAGCCCCATTGGTGCAGGATGTCGTGGATACACATCCTGGCCTTGCATTCCTCAAGGAAGCCCAAGAATTTCATTCACGCTACGTGCACACGGTGATTGCGAGGATATTCTACAGCGTCAACCGCAGCTGGTCAGGAAGGATAACAGTGTCCGAATTGCGACGTAGCAATATCCTGCAGGTGATCCAGCTGCTCGAGGAGGAAGAGGATATCAATCAAATTATGGCATACTTTAGCTATGAGCATTTCTATGTGATCTACTGTAAATTCTGGGAACTCGATCGTGATCATGATTTGCTCATTGATCAAAATGATCTTGCACGACATAATGATCATGCGCTGTCGTTGCGTATGATTGAGCGAATCTTCTCGGGGTGTGTGACACGTGGGGGTGTAAAGAATCACAATATGGGTCCAAATGGTCCTCGGATAACCTACACGGATTTTGTGTGGTTCCTCCTTTCTGAAGAGGACAAATCCAATCCTACGGCCATTGAGTACTGGTTCAGGTGTATGGATCTCGATGGTGATGGTATACTCTCCATGTATGAATTGGAATATTTCTATGAGGAGCAACAGCAGCGAATGGAGTCAATTGGCATTGAGACGCTACCCTTTGAAGATTGCATTTGTCAg ATGCTGGACATGATAAAGCCCGTTCGTCCGGGATGCATAACACTGGGTGATCTTAAGAGATGCAAAATGACTCCAATCTTCTTCGATACGTTCTTCAATCTCGAGAAGTATCTCGAACATGAACAGAGAGATCCATTTGCCACATCCCGCGACAATGACGAT ATGTCTGACTGGGATCGCTATGCTGCCCAGGAGTATGAATTGCTTGTTGCGGAAGAGGGTGGTGGTGATACACAAGG GGAGGAATTAAGTGGTTACGAAAGG CTCGTACGATGA
- the LOC129786560 gene encoding uncharacterized protein LOC129786560 isoform X1, with translation MSMATTAKQSSTVRSPSAATGTGEGQEDIATIAKQISDHAEAIYQTWKARGLAPTEILNCHTGSDAFGKTLTPSSSPQRVVGRDSQSPVAELLAQAPDMSNNNLEKLVNSFVSEDKARIAAARKSSSPSPIAGIGSIKHTLQKFESNTGGSNSVVKPKFTRTTSPQPSGGVNALNKNVPDVLIDTIEQNLGKREREASPQKPQTPAKPANLINHVSSWPLKNRVAVGKNSSSGGGGGTTSGVNSAGVTRVEDEIPTSTAAALVRKQQEKQQLEKKEQRKEQEAKKKTADLMDEVTREEERLINALKTGTVLNSEKSLPEVITSTLNQDVTDTTENSTGDLQQWNNSDVSGHPPLDASHAKVWNNMGDADGKPTLPHLNNNNNNNVIANKEKEDTPAPVKIFKPRTLRTTEAAVLPHHPPDTQVKKDKTANPVRPFLTRGSVAERVLIFERCPSKAPPRNALKEPSKLQTKTPLPKPQQNHTTLQRHIKGSLRSVYIPRFHFPNGKPAPQISIETATQRIASCVAQYPNSQIHRDEFHQIVSVCGFPVYWRAPLFNCTQHTPSGCVDGHSFVDFWKRMSLNCHDLPSKFVYILSKGNRSRPYILPEDLAPLVQDVVDTHPGLAFLKEAQEFHSRYVHTVIARIFYSVNRSWSGRITVSELRRSNILQVIQLLEEEEDINQIMAYFSYEHFYVIYCKFWELDRDHDLLIDQNDLARHNDHALSLRMIERIFSGCVTRGGVKNHNMGPNGPRITYTDFVWFLLSEEDKSNPTAIEYWFRCMDLDGDGILSMYELEYFYEEQQQRMESIGIETLPFEDCICQMLDMIKPVRPGCITLGDLKRCKMTPIFFDTFFNLEKYLEHEQRDPFATSRDNDDMSDWDRYAAQEYELLVAEEGGGDTQGSYDEEDEYESNIDILESQLEDCMSNMINEW, from the exons TATGGCAACTACTGCTAAGCAGTCCTCGACAGTGCGGAGTCCATCAGCAGCAACAGGAACTGGCGAAGGGCAGGAGGACATAGCGACAATTGCAAAGCAAATCTCAGATCATGCGGAGGCGATCTATCAGACGTGGAAGGCTCGTGGTCTGGCTCCGACGGAGATACTGAATTGTCACACAGGTAGTGACGCATTTGGGAAGACGCTAACGCCATCCTCATCGCCACAGCGTGTCGTCGGGAGGGATTCACAGTCGCCGGTGGCCGAATTGTTGGCACAAGCGCCGGATATGTCGAACAATAATTTAGAGAAGTTGGTCAATTCGTTTGTCAGTGAGGACAAGGCGCGAATAGCGGCCGCACGTAAATCATCATCACCATCCCCAATAGCTGGTATTGGCTCAATAAAGCATACATTGCAGAAATTTGAGAGTAACACTGGTGGTAGCAATAGTGTGGTGAAGCCCAAATTCACACGTACAACCAGCCCACAGCCGAGTGGTGGTGTAAATGCCCTCAATAAGAATGTACCCGATGTGCTGATAGATACAATTGAGCAGAATCTCGGGAAGCGTGAACGTGAAGCGAGCCCACAGAAGCCACAAACGCCAGCAAAGCCCGCCAATTTGATCAATCACGTCTCCTCGTGGCCACTTAAGAATCGCGTGGCAGTTGGAAAAAATAGTAgtagtggtggtggtggtggtacaACAAGTGGTGTCAATAGTGCGGGTGTAACGAGGGTGGAAGATGAGATACCCACATCGACGGCAGCGGCACTCGTGAGGAAGCAGCAGGAGAAGCAGCAGCTGGAGAAGAAGGAGCAGAGGAAGGAGCAGGAGGCAAAGAAGAAGACGGCTGATCTTATGGATGAGGTGACACGCGAAGAGGAGCGCCTCATAAACGCCCTCAAGACTGGAACTGTTCTCAATAGTGAAAAGAGTCTTCCTGAAGTGATCACATCGACACTCAATCAAGATGTTACAGATACCACGGAAAATTCCACCGGGGATCTACAACAGTGGAATAATTCCGATGTATCTGGGCATCCACCCCTTGATGCCTCTCATGCCAAAGTGTGGAATAATATGGGTGATGCAGATGGGAAGCCAACCCTTCCGCAtctcaataataataataataacaatGTGATTGCAAATAAGGAGAAGGAGGATACTCCGGCtcctgtgaaaattttcaaaccgCGTACCCTTCGTACCACGGAAGCAGCTGTCCTGCCACATCATCCACCTGATACGCAGGTGAAGAAGGACAAGACAGCGAATCCCGTTAGGCCATTTCTCACACGAGGATCAGTTGCTGAGCGTGTGCTGATCTTCGAACGGTGTCCATCGAAGGCGCCACCCCGCAATGCCCTCAAGGAGCCATCGAAGCTTCAG ACGAAAACACCACTCCCAAAACCACAGCAAAATCACACAACCCTTCAGAGGCATATCAAAGGATCACTACGGAGTGTCTATATTCCAAG ATTTCATTTTCCAAATGGCAAACCAGCTCCTCAAATAAGTATCGAAACAGCAACGCAACGTATAGCATCGTGCGTTGCACAGTACCCCAATTCACAGATTCATCGTGATGAATTTCATCAGATTGTATCTGTTTGTGGTTTTCCTGTTTACTGGAGAGCACCCCTCTTCAATTGTACCCAACATACACCGAGTGGATGCGTCGATGGCCATAGTTTTGTTGATTTCTGGAAGAG GATGTCGCTTAATTGCCACGATCTCCCATCGAAGTTCGTCTACATCCTGTCAAAGGGTAATCGTTCACGGCCATATATTCTGCCCGAGGATTTAGCCCCATTGGTGCAGGATGTCGTGGATACACATCCTGGCCTTGCATTCCTCAAGGAAGCCCAAGAATTTCATTCACGCTACGTGCACACGGTGATTGCGAGGATATTCTACAGCGTCAACCGCAGCTGGTCAGGAAGGATAACAGTGTCCGAATTGCGACGTAGCAATATCCTGCAGGTGATCCAGCTGCTCGAGGAGGAAGAGGATATCAATCAAATTATGGCATACTTTAGCTATGAGCATTTCTATGTGATCTACTGTAAATTCTGGGAACTCGATCGTGATCATGATTTGCTCATTGATCAAAATGATCTTGCACGACATAATGATCATGCGCTGTCGTTGCGTATGATTGAGCGAATCTTCTCGGGGTGTGTGACACGTGGGGGTGTAAAGAATCACAATATGGGTCCAAATGGTCCTCGGATAACCTACACGGATTTTGTGTGGTTCCTCCTTTCTGAAGAGGACAAATCCAATCCTACGGCCATTGAGTACTGGTTCAGGTGTATGGATCTCGATGGTGATGGTATACTCTCCATGTATGAATTGGAATATTTCTATGAGGAGCAACAGCAGCGAATGGAGTCAATTGGCATTGAGACGCTACCCTTTGAAGATTGCATTTGTCAg ATGCTGGACATGATAAAGCCCGTTCGTCCGGGATGCATAACACTGGGTGATCTTAAGAGATGCAAAATGACTCCAATCTTCTTCGATACGTTCTTCAATCTCGAGAAGTATCTCGAACATGAACAGAGAGATCCATTTGCCACATCCCGCGACAATGACGAT ATGTCTGACTGGGATCGCTATGCTGCCCAGGAGTATGAATTGCTTGTTGCGGAAGAGGGTGGTGGTGATACACAAGG CTCGTACGATGAAGAAGACGAATATGAATCAAATATTGACATCTTGGAGTCCCAACTTGAAGACTGCATGAGCAACATGATCAATGAGTGGTAG
- the LOC129786560 gene encoding uncharacterized protein LOC129786560 isoform X2 — protein sequence MATTAKQSSTVRSPSAATGTGEGQEDIATIAKQISDHAEAIYQTWKARGLAPTEILNCHTGSDAFGKTLTPSSSPQRVVGRDSQSPVAELLAQAPDMSNNNLEKLVNSFVSEDKARIAAARKSSSPSPIAGIGSIKHTLQKFESNTGGSNSVVKPKFTRTTSPQPSGGVNALNKNVPDVLIDTIEQNLGKREREASPQKPQTPAKPANLINHVSSWPLKNRVAVGKNSSSGGGGGTTSGVNSAGVTRVEDEIPTSTAAALVRKQQEKQQLEKKEQRKEQEAKKKTADLMDEVTREEERLINALKTGTVLNSEKSLPEVITSTLNQDVTDTTENSTGDLQQWNNSDVSGHPPLDASHAKVWNNMGDADGKPTLPHLNNNNNNNVIANKEKEDTPAPVKIFKPRTLRTTEAAVLPHHPPDTQVKKDKTANPVRPFLTRGSVAERVLIFERCPSKAPPRNALKEPSKLQTKTPLPKPQQNHTTLQRHIKGSLRSVYIPRFHFPNGKPAPQISIETATQRIASCVAQYPNSQIHRDEFHQIVSVCGFPVYWRAPLFNCTQHTPSGCVDGHSFVDFWKRMSLNCHDLPSKFVYILSKGNRSRPYILPEDLAPLVQDVVDTHPGLAFLKEAQEFHSRYVHTVIARIFYSVNRSWSGRITVSELRRSNILQVIQLLEEEEDINQIMAYFSYEHFYVIYCKFWELDRDHDLLIDQNDLARHNDHALSLRMIERIFSGCVTRGGVKNHNMGPNGPRITYTDFVWFLLSEEDKSNPTAIEYWFRCMDLDGDGILSMYELEYFYEEQQQRMESIGIETLPFEDCICQMLDMIKPVRPGCITLGDLKRCKMTPIFFDTFFNLEKYLEHEQRDPFATSRDNDDMSDWDRYAAQEYELLVAEEGGGDTQGSYDEEDEYESNIDILESQLEDCMSNMINEW from the exons ATGGCAACTACTGCTAAGCAGTCCTCGACAGTGCGGAGTCCATCAGCAGCAACAGGAACTGGCGAAGGGCAGGAGGACATAGCGACAATTGCAAAGCAAATCTCAGATCATGCGGAGGCGATCTATCAGACGTGGAAGGCTCGTGGTCTGGCTCCGACGGAGATACTGAATTGTCACACAGGTAGTGACGCATTTGGGAAGACGCTAACGCCATCCTCATCGCCACAGCGTGTCGTCGGGAGGGATTCACAGTCGCCGGTGGCCGAATTGTTGGCACAAGCGCCGGATATGTCGAACAATAATTTAGAGAAGTTGGTCAATTCGTTTGTCAGTGAGGACAAGGCGCGAATAGCGGCCGCACGTAAATCATCATCACCATCCCCAATAGCTGGTATTGGCTCAATAAAGCATACATTGCAGAAATTTGAGAGTAACACTGGTGGTAGCAATAGTGTGGTGAAGCCCAAATTCACACGTACAACCAGCCCACAGCCGAGTGGTGGTGTAAATGCCCTCAATAAGAATGTACCCGATGTGCTGATAGATACAATTGAGCAGAATCTCGGGAAGCGTGAACGTGAAGCGAGCCCACAGAAGCCACAAACGCCAGCAAAGCCCGCCAATTTGATCAATCACGTCTCCTCGTGGCCACTTAAGAATCGCGTGGCAGTTGGAAAAAATAGTAgtagtggtggtggtggtggtacaACAAGTGGTGTCAATAGTGCGGGTGTAACGAGGGTGGAAGATGAGATACCCACATCGACGGCAGCGGCACTCGTGAGGAAGCAGCAGGAGAAGCAGCAGCTGGAGAAGAAGGAGCAGAGGAAGGAGCAGGAGGCAAAGAAGAAGACGGCTGATCTTATGGATGAGGTGACACGCGAAGAGGAGCGCCTCATAAACGCCCTCAAGACTGGAACTGTTCTCAATAGTGAAAAGAGTCTTCCTGAAGTGATCACATCGACACTCAATCAAGATGTTACAGATACCACGGAAAATTCCACCGGGGATCTACAACAGTGGAATAATTCCGATGTATCTGGGCATCCACCCCTTGATGCCTCTCATGCCAAAGTGTGGAATAATATGGGTGATGCAGATGGGAAGCCAACCCTTCCGCAtctcaataataataataataacaatGTGATTGCAAATAAGGAGAAGGAGGATACTCCGGCtcctgtgaaaattttcaaaccgCGTACCCTTCGTACCACGGAAGCAGCTGTCCTGCCACATCATCCACCTGATACGCAGGTGAAGAAGGACAAGACAGCGAATCCCGTTAGGCCATTTCTCACACGAGGATCAGTTGCTGAGCGTGTGCTGATCTTCGAACGGTGTCCATCGAAGGCGCCACCCCGCAATGCCCTCAAGGAGCCATCGAAGCTTCAG ACGAAAACACCACTCCCAAAACCACAGCAAAATCACACAACCCTTCAGAGGCATATCAAAGGATCACTACGGAGTGTCTATATTCCAAG ATTTCATTTTCCAAATGGCAAACCAGCTCCTCAAATAAGTATCGAAACAGCAACGCAACGTATAGCATCGTGCGTTGCACAGTACCCCAATTCACAGATTCATCGTGATGAATTTCATCAGATTGTATCTGTTTGTGGTTTTCCTGTTTACTGGAGAGCACCCCTCTTCAATTGTACCCAACATACACCGAGTGGATGCGTCGATGGCCATAGTTTTGTTGATTTCTGGAAGAG GATGTCGCTTAATTGCCACGATCTCCCATCGAAGTTCGTCTACATCCTGTCAAAGGGTAATCGTTCACGGCCATATATTCTGCCCGAGGATTTAGCCCCATTGGTGCAGGATGTCGTGGATACACATCCTGGCCTTGCATTCCTCAAGGAAGCCCAAGAATTTCATTCACGCTACGTGCACACGGTGATTGCGAGGATATTCTACAGCGTCAACCGCAGCTGGTCAGGAAGGATAACAGTGTCCGAATTGCGACGTAGCAATATCCTGCAGGTGATCCAGCTGCTCGAGGAGGAAGAGGATATCAATCAAATTATGGCATACTTTAGCTATGAGCATTTCTATGTGATCTACTGTAAATTCTGGGAACTCGATCGTGATCATGATTTGCTCATTGATCAAAATGATCTTGCACGACATAATGATCATGCGCTGTCGTTGCGTATGATTGAGCGAATCTTCTCGGGGTGTGTGACACGTGGGGGTGTAAAGAATCACAATATGGGTCCAAATGGTCCTCGGATAACCTACACGGATTTTGTGTGGTTCCTCCTTTCTGAAGAGGACAAATCCAATCCTACGGCCATTGAGTACTGGTTCAGGTGTATGGATCTCGATGGTGATGGTATACTCTCCATGTATGAATTGGAATATTTCTATGAGGAGCAACAGCAGCGAATGGAGTCAATTGGCATTGAGACGCTACCCTTTGAAGATTGCATTTGTCAg ATGCTGGACATGATAAAGCCCGTTCGTCCGGGATGCATAACACTGGGTGATCTTAAGAGATGCAAAATGACTCCAATCTTCTTCGATACGTTCTTCAATCTCGAGAAGTATCTCGAACATGAACAGAGAGATCCATTTGCCACATCCCGCGACAATGACGAT ATGTCTGACTGGGATCGCTATGCTGCCCAGGAGTATGAATTGCTTGTTGCGGAAGAGGGTGGTGGTGATACACAAGG CTCGTACGATGAAGAAGACGAATATGAATCAAATATTGACATCTTGGAGTCCCAACTTGAAGACTGCATGAGCAACATGATCAATGAGTGGTAG